DNA from Aggregatimonas sangjinii:
GACTATAGTGCGTGTAGTATGTAGGTGTCTAGTTTTCAAATGTAGTCTTTAGCAATGAGCAATTCCATTAAGTCTATGATTCGGTAACTATACCCGGTTTCATTGTCGTACCAGCCGATGATTTTAACCATAGTTCCTATGACCGAAGTCATCTGAGAATCAAACGTACAAGAGTAAGAACTATTGTTTACATCGACCGATACTATTGGGTCTTCGGTATATAAAAGTATATTTTTAAGCGTAGTACCGGAAATTTTCTCAAAGGTTTCGTTGATTTCAATAATGGAAGTCGGCCGTTTTACGTTAAAGGTAATATCGGTCAACGAGCCATTCGGGACCGGCACTCGAATACCGCAACCTCCGATAACATCGGAAAGATGAGGGAAAATTTTGGTCAAAGCCTTCGCTGCTCCCGTCGTAGTGGGGACTATAGATTGACCTGCTGCCCGAGCCCGCCGTAAATCATGGTGTGGTTGGTCGTGCAGACTTTGATCGGTGGTATAGGAGTGTATGGTGGTAATATAGGCTTGTTCGATGCCGCAAAGGTCGTCAATAACCTTGATCATAGGGGCGGCATTGTTGGTGGTACATGAAGCGTTGGAGAGGATATGATCCTCGACTTTGATAGTATCCTCATTGATGCCAAAAATGACCATTTTAATCTCGTCATCCGTGGGGGGTACCGATAGGATGACCTTTTTGACGCCATTGGCAATATGATGGCTCAGGCTTTTCCTATCCTTAAATTTACCCGTGGCTTCAACGACAATGTCGACCTGGTGCTGTTTCCAGGGAATCGCCGCCGGATGACCGGCGTTCAGTAAGGCGATTTTTTGGCCGTTAACGATGATATTTTTTTCGTTGTGGTGCACTTCTCCCTGAAAAACCCCGTGTATGCTATCATATTTCAATAAATGGGATAGGGTTTTGCTATCGGAAAGATCATTTATCGCCCTTACCTTGATTTGGGGATGCTGCTGCAACAAACGAAATACCCTACGCCCAATACGGCCAAATCCGTTAATACCGATGTTGATTGTCTTCATTGGATATTTTGGAGAATTTTTCACGTGACTTCCTGCGATAGGCGCATTTAAAGGAATCGCTCACCGAAATAGTAAGTATGGGCGTCTACCACAATGTAAAAAGTGACTAATTAATGTGTTTATGCGCCTTATATGAAGATCGTACCAAAGCACCACTTTCTACATGGCGAAAACCGAGTTGCAACCCTATTTCCTCATACTTTTTGAACTGCTCTGGGAGAATAAACTCCTTTACCGGCAAATGTTTTTTAGATGGCTGCAAATACTGACCGATAGTAACCACATCTACATTAGCTCTTCTGAGATCTTCCATGGTCTCGATTACCTCTTCCTCCAATTCTCCCAAGCCTAGCATGATACCCGATTTAGTTCGGTTGATACCATTGGCACGCAGATACCGTAAAACCTCGAGGCTACGTTCGTATTTGGCCTGTATGCGTACTTCACGGGTAAGTCGTTTTACCGTTTCCATATTATGCGAGACTACTTCCGGAGTTACTTCGATGATTCTATCCAAATGTCTTTCGATACCTTGAAAATCGGGAATTAGGGTCTCCAAGGTCGTTTCGGGGTTCATTCTACGAATGGCCTTGACGGTTTCTGCCCAGATGATAGAGCCCATATCCTTTAAATCGTCTCGATCTACAGAGGTGACCACGGCATGCTTGATGCCCATTATTTTAATAGATCGGGCTACTTTTTCAGGTTCCGCCCAATCGACCGACGATGGGCGTCCGGTCTTTACACCGCAAAAACCACAGGAACGGGTACACACATTTCCCAATATCATAAAAGTGGCCGTACCCTCTCCCCAGCATTCGCCCATATTCGGGCAGCTACCTGAGGTGCATATGGTATGAAGGTCATATTTTTCAACCAAGCCCCGTAGTTGGGTGTATTTTTTACCTGTAGGCAGTTTTACCCTAAGCCACTTCGGTTTTCCCTTCGGGGGAAGTACATTGGTATTGGCATCATTGCTCATAGTACAATTTTCAACAAAGATACGAAGTAATCGGGTTTGCGCCTTACAATGACCGTTTATCGCCATACGCTTTTCGCAATAGGTAAATTATCACCTAATCGGTTACGTTTCCTATAGAGGTAGTATGATGTGGAGCAAGGCGTGAATAGCCAAAAATCGTTACCGTTTCTTGATGATTTCGGCGAGAAGTTTTTTAGCACGCAGGAGCTTTACCTTAACATTGTTCATTGGTTCGTTAAGCTCTGCGGCAATATCGGCATAACTCATTTCATTGAAGTAACGTAGGTTGATGACTTCCTGATAATGTGGCTTTAATTTCTCGATATCCCGCAATAAATGGGCGAGGTTTTGTTCGGTAATAAGTCGGTCTTCTACAGTGGGCGCATCGTCCAACACTTTTTTTACCGCATCATTGGTACCACTGGATTCCAAAATGTCGCGTTTGCGTTTTCTGACCATATCGATGTGGATGTTCTTCGAGATAGCGATCAGCCAAGTCTTGAACTCGTAGGAGCTATCGTAAGTGGCGATTTTATCGAAAGCTTTAGAGAAGGTCTGGATGGTAATGTCCTCGGCGTCGTTTTCGTTATGGGTACGTTTTAACTGAAAGCCGTACACCATGTTCCAGTAAGTGTCCAGTAAGGTGCTAAATGCAATTTGGTTGCCCGTTTTCGCCTTTTCGATGATGTCGGCGAGGTTATGGGCGGAATTATCCAAAAGGCATGATTTTGATGGACAGCTATGGCTGTCGGATTTAAGTTAGAGAGATGTACTTTCTTTTTGGCAATCTTGTTCGCTGGGTAATTTCCCGCACATGCCACAGGCTTGTCCGTCTTCATTTAAAAATGGACTTTGGCTGGCACAGGTACCTGCAAATTCGCCATCTTTTTTTGACCAGATTTTTATGGCGATACCGGCGAAGGCCACGGCCAATAATCCAACGGTTAGCAAGAAAAGTTTCATGTCTACTATTTTCAACAAAGTTACAAAAAAAAGCCCCGACGGAATGCCGAGGCTTTTGAAAGTATTCTTTAACGATTAATACGAAATGTTCGCCACAATATTTTCTACGGTCGGTGTTTCATTGCCGCCTTTTGGCTCTATGGTAATGTACCCTATTGCTTCATCGGAATATGGCAAAGCCATTAGCTTTTCCTTGTCGCCCGCTTCTTGTATCACACCGAGGTTGATCATTTTGCCGTTGACCTCAGCCCACATTTGGTAACACTGATTTTCAGGTAAGTTGGGCAACTTACTTACGTTGATATAGGAAAGCTTTTTTACGGGATTCACATAAGCGACCGCCTTCAGCTCTTTCGCTTTCTTATTGCCTTGCACGTTGTATTTCTTTGTCTTCGGATTGTTCAGCACAATGAACTGGTTGCGCATATCTTCCAGACCTTGCTTCATGTCTTCCTTCAGCAATTCTATTTGATTGGTGACCATCTCATTTTCTTCCTGAAGACTCTGATTTTGGTCATAGAAGAAATACGACGCCCCCGCGAACATTACGGTCGCAAAACTAGCCGCTACGGCGTATCTGAAAAAACGTTTCCGTCCAACATTCTCCGATTTGATTCGGGCCAGTATTTTGGCCTTAAGTCCCTCAGGAGTTTTCAAGGCATGCATTTTTGCAAAAGCTTCCAAATTATCTTGAAGTTCATCGTACGTCTTACGTACTTCAGGATGCATGGCAATGTAACGCTCTACCTGCAGATTCTCTTCCTCGGTGGTCGTACCTAAAAGGTATTTTTCCAACAAATCGGAATCCAAGAAATTTTTTATTTTATCTTTCATTGTTAAGTTCATTTGTTCAGAGGGGTTGAAGCCGTATTAATCATTACGAGCTATTCCTCCGATTTAGATTTGTATAAGGTTGGTCAAAAGCAGCAATACCAACGGCGATCCGTAAATTTTCTTCAACTCCCGAAGTCCGATTTTTAGCCTCGATTTTATCGTTCCCAAAGGAATATCAAGTTCATCACTAGCCTCCTGTTGGGTCATACCTTGAAAAAATAAGGCCTCAAGTACGATTTGATACTTATTCTCGATTTTTTCCAAGTTTTCACGAACATCGATAAGCTCAGGCTTAATGCTTTCGATTCCAAGATTATATACGTCGGAAACGTCCATTTGGATTTCCTTATCCGATTTTGTGTTTTTG
Protein-coding regions in this window:
- the gap gene encoding type I glyceraldehyde-3-phosphate dehydrogenase, translated to MKTINIGINGFGRIGRRVFRLLQQHPQIKVRAINDLSDSKTLSHLLKYDSIHGVFQGEVHHNEKNIIVNGQKIALLNAGHPAAIPWKQHQVDIVVEATGKFKDRKSLSHHIANGVKKVILSVPPTDDEIKMVIFGINEDTIKVEDHILSNASCTTNNAAPMIKVIDDLCGIEQAYITTIHSYTTDQSLHDQPHHDLRRARAAGQSIVPTTTGAAKALTKIFPHLSDVIGGCGIRVPVPNGSLTDITFNVKRPTSIIEINETFEKISGTTLKNILLYTEDPIVSVDVNNSSYSCTFDSQMTSVIGTMVKIIGWYDNETGYSYRIIDLMELLIAKDYI
- the lipA gene encoding lipoyl synthase is translated as MSNDANTNVLPPKGKPKWLRVKLPTGKKYTQLRGLVEKYDLHTICTSGSCPNMGECWGEGTATFMILGNVCTRSCGFCGVKTGRPSSVDWAEPEKVARSIKIMGIKHAVVTSVDRDDLKDMGSIIWAETVKAIRRMNPETTLETLIPDFQGIERHLDRIIEVTPEVVSHNMETVKRLTREVRIQAKYERSLEVLRYLRANGINRTKSGIMLGLGELEEEVIETMEDLRRANVDVVTIGQYLQPSKKHLPVKEFILPEQFKKYEEIGLQLGFRHVESGALVRSSYKAHKHIN
- a CDS encoding RNA polymerase sigma factor, producing MDNSAHNLADIIEKAKTGNQIAFSTLLDTYWNMVYGFQLKRTHNENDAEDITIQTFSKAFDKIATYDSSYEFKTWLIAISKNIHIDMVRKRKRDILESSGTNDAVKKVLDDAPTVEDRLITEQNLAHLLRDIEKLKPHYQEVINLRYFNEMSYADIAAELNEPMNNVKVKLLRAKKLLAEIIKKR
- a CDS encoding membrane or secreted protein, with amino-acid sequence MKLFLLTVGLLAVAFAGIAIKIWSKKDGEFAGTCASQSPFLNEDGQACGMCGKLPSEQDCQKESTSL
- a CDS encoding anti-sigma factor domain-containing protein, which codes for MKDKIKNFLDSDLLEKYLLGTTTEEENLQVERYIAMHPEVRKTYDELQDNLEAFAKMHALKTPEGLKAKILARIKSENVGRKRFFRYAVAASFATVMFAGASYFFYDQNQSLQEENEMVTNQIELLKEDMKQGLEDMRNQFIVLNNPKTKKYNVQGNKKAKELKAVAYVNPVKKLSYINVSKLPNLPENQCYQMWAEVNGKMINLGVIQEAGDKEKLMALPYSDEAIGYITIEPKGGNETPTVENIVANISY
- a CDS encoding RNA polymerase sigma factor, which encodes MSTLLEKHIVELLQERNEKAISLLYEHYGDTLFGVANKVVRNEELAQDILQESFVKIWKKSDSYDPAKAKLFTWLFRITRNTAIDKLRSKNTKSDKEIQMDVSDVYNLGIESIKPELIDVRENLEKIENKYQIVLEALFFQGMTQQEASDELDIPLGTIKSRLKIGLRELKKIYGSPLVLLLLTNLIQI